A single window of Archangium gephyra DNA harbors:
- a CDS encoding MutS-related protein, which produces MRAPVTTPLPESSSPHRTYTERRAAAEAELKRLDDVSARYANLRALVFLAGAAVAGLVLFNRLPKTGWWGAGAAFAVYLVLAVLHHQVFLREERQRLYVQLNERGLARLTRGWHDFAERGERFLTGSHLYAADLDVFGQGSVFQLMNETATRAGEERLAAWLSWPAQAEAVRARQGAARELVPRVEFRQDVCVEARTVAKEKADPGLFIQWAESGPSLTSIRWARPVAVVLPLVTLTLMVLGSFGVVHGRAWWGGVLVQLAVVRATRGPLRAMEEKMSAGEHGFVRYAPIFERVERERFEHPELRRVQAGMQHEGEPPVSTHLKRFSWLYSFVEFKRHQFHPIVHLFTLWDVHALFALERWKAQHAARVRGWFEALAELEALSCLAGLAFDRPGFMWPTLEADGPKVKTVGVGHPLLDEPVLNDVELPGPGSALLLTGSNMSGKTTLLRAVGLNTVLALAGAPVCARSFSVSPLQVLTSMRVKDSLERGVSYFYAEVQRIKAVLDAAAAAKGHAMFLLDEILLGTNTRERQIASREVLRLLLATGAIGGVTTHDLSLASLAEEHGGKVVNMHFRDHLENGKMVFDYQLRPGVVDTTNALRVLRMAGVPVEDTESPSLPNLPSPPGRGTG; this is translated from the coding sequence ATGCGCGCGCCCGTGACCACTCCCCTGCCCGAGTCCTCCTCCCCGCACCGCACGTACACCGAGCGCCGCGCCGCCGCCGAGGCGGAGCTGAAGCGGCTGGATGATGTCAGCGCCCGTTACGCCAACCTGCGCGCCCTGGTGTTCCTGGCGGGAGCGGCGGTGGCGGGGCTCGTCCTGTTCAACCGGCTGCCGAAGACGGGGTGGTGGGGGGCGGGAGCGGCGTTCGCCGTGTATCTCGTGCTGGCGGTGCTGCACCACCAGGTGTTCCTGCGCGAGGAGCGGCAGCGGCTGTACGTGCAGCTCAACGAGCGGGGGCTGGCGCGGCTGACGCGGGGCTGGCACGACTTCGCCGAGCGGGGGGAGCGCTTCCTGACGGGCTCGCACCTGTACGCGGCGGACCTGGACGTCTTCGGGCAGGGCAGCGTCTTCCAGCTCATGAACGAGACGGCGACGCGTGCGGGCGAGGAGCGGCTCGCGGCGTGGCTGTCCTGGCCGGCGCAGGCGGAGGCGGTGAGGGCCCGGCAGGGAGCGGCGCGCGAGCTGGTGCCGCGGGTGGAGTTCCGCCAGGACGTGTGCGTGGAGGCGCGCACGGTGGCGAAGGAGAAGGCGGATCCGGGTCTCTTCATCCAGTGGGCGGAGAGCGGGCCGTCGCTCACGAGCATCCGGTGGGCGAGGCCGGTGGCGGTGGTGCTGCCGCTGGTGACGCTCACGTTGATGGTGCTGGGGAGCTTCGGGGTGGTGCACGGGCGGGCGTGGTGGGGCGGCGTGCTGGTGCAACTGGCGGTGGTGCGGGCGACGCGGGGTCCGCTGCGCGCCATGGAGGAGAAGATGAGCGCGGGCGAGCACGGCTTCGTGCGCTACGCCCCCATCTTCGAGCGGGTGGAGCGGGAGCGTTTCGAGCACCCGGAGCTGCGGCGGGTGCAGGCGGGGATGCAGCACGAGGGAGAGCCGCCGGTCTCCACGCACCTGAAGCGCTTCAGCTGGCTGTATTCATTCGTGGAGTTCAAGCGGCACCAGTTCCACCCCATCGTGCATCTGTTCACGCTGTGGGACGTGCACGCGCTGTTCGCGCTGGAGCGCTGGAAGGCGCAGCACGCGGCGCGGGTACGGGGCTGGTTCGAGGCGCTGGCGGAGCTGGAGGCGCTCTCGTGCCTGGCGGGGCTGGCCTTTGATCGGCCGGGCTTCATGTGGCCCACGCTGGAGGCGGACGGGCCGAAGGTGAAGACGGTCGGGGTGGGCCACCCGCTGCTGGACGAGCCGGTGCTGAACGACGTGGAGCTGCCGGGGCCGGGCAGCGCGTTGCTGCTGACGGGCTCGAACATGTCGGGGAAGACGACGCTGCTGCGAGCGGTGGGGCTGAACACGGTGCTCGCGCTGGCGGGAGCGCCGGTGTGCGCGAGGAGCTTCTCGGTGTCACCGCTGCAGGTGCTGACGAGCATGCGGGTGAAGGACTCGTTGGAGCGGGGCGTGTCGTACTTCTACGCGGAGGTGCAGCGCATCAAGGCGGTGCTGGACGCGGCGGCGGCGGCGAAGGGACACGCGATGTTCCTGCTGGATGAGATCCTCCTGGGGACGAACACGCGGGAGCGGCAGATCGCCTCGCGAGAGGTGCTGCGGCTGCTGCTGGCCACGGGGGCGATCGGCGGGGTGACGACGCACGACTTGTCGCTGGCGAGCCTGGCGGAGGAGCACGGCGGGAAGGTGGTGAACATGCACTTCCGTGACCACCTGGAGAACGGGAAGATGGTGTTCGACTACCAGCTGAGGCCGGGGGTGGTGGACACGACTAACGCATTGCGAGTGCTGCGGATGGCGGGAGTGCCGGTGGAGGACACCGAGTCCCCCTCGCTGCCCAACCTCCCCTCTCCCCCCGGGAGAGGGACGGGGTGA
- a CDS encoding glycosyltransferase family 39 protein: protein MLALALAARTADWRHVLGGGFVELVPTDSHYYLRFARLQQLAFPRFEPFDPYINHPTGASIIWPPLHTWGVALFLALGPAQPERAAAWVGPGVSLLELGLLSLLLRRWWGRGVALGSLALLALVPAAVMAGTLGTADHHVHEPTLAALCALLLGRALEQRSVRLGAATGVVLGLAPLFTTSGFVLLPGLAASLPLAAWLGRDTPGPGVGRVGFAMGLGAAAVLALGVVLFGAPASLTYYGLTSFQPLLALALLSGASGLATLLERRRGGLLQLGLALPCALPLVPELARAFQHLLLGDPLLAVVMESIPLWKDPDFARELLGPVLLLLPVALVTAGVRLWRERESSLAPVFLVALSLTAASLLQARFTQALVGSAALLIASALGGVLPALRPLPRRASVAVLALVGLPLLGEAVPRPASAEPSPIAPVRSTLMWMREHTPPPSPPWDVSVRPAWGVVAQYDMGHLLVLWAERPAVATPFSQVPVHQSANAQAAAVLGATAEVDAYVLARALTARYLLLTPFNELLGRPGQSLDGTVSPWLHEHAGLATGDRAASSHFRLVHDSAESRRKKPGLPYARLFEVVPGAVLHGRCGPHAPVTAVLELETARGQTLRYELRTTSGPDGSFALRVAYPTTRDTREADVLARGPYRLDCPGGGGTALVSEQAVREGLAVEGAVDLTER from the coding sequence TTGCTGGCGCTCGCGCTCGCCGCCCGCACCGCGGACTGGCGCCATGTGCTCGGCGGCGGCTTCGTGGAGCTCGTCCCCACCGACTCGCACTACTACCTCCGCTTCGCCCGCCTCCAGCAGCTCGCCTTCCCCCGTTTCGAGCCCTTCGACCCGTACATCAACCACCCCACCGGGGCCTCCATCATCTGGCCCCCGCTGCATACGTGGGGCGTGGCCCTGTTCCTCGCGCTCGGCCCCGCGCAGCCCGAGCGTGCCGCCGCGTGGGTGGGCCCGGGGGTCTCCCTGCTCGAGCTGGGGCTGCTCTCCCTGCTCCTTCGCCGCTGGTGGGGGAGGGGCGTGGCGCTGGGTTCCCTCGCGCTGCTGGCCCTGGTGCCCGCGGCGGTGATGGCCGGGACGCTCGGCACCGCGGATCATCACGTCCACGAGCCCACCCTCGCCGCCCTCTGCGCCCTCCTGCTGGGCCGGGCCCTGGAGCAGCGAAGCGTCAGGCTCGGCGCGGCCACGGGCGTGGTGCTGGGGCTCGCGCCGCTCTTCACCACCAGCGGGTTCGTCCTGCTGCCGGGCCTCGCCGCCTCCCTCCCGCTGGCCGCATGGCTGGGCCGGGACACGCCGGGCCCCGGTGTGGGCCGCGTGGGGTTCGCCATGGGTCTGGGCGCCGCCGCGGTGCTCGCCCTGGGCGTGGTGCTGTTCGGCGCGCCCGCGTCCCTCACCTATTACGGCCTGACTTCCTTCCAGCCCCTGCTCGCCCTGGCCCTGCTCTCCGGGGCCTCGGGTCTCGCCACTCTCCTCGAGCGCCGCCGGGGCGGGCTCCTCCAGCTCGGCCTCGCCCTGCCTTGCGCCCTCCCGCTCGTTCCGGAGCTGGCCCGCGCCTTCCAGCACCTCCTGCTCGGGGATCCGCTCCTCGCCGTCGTCATGGAGTCCATTCCCCTCTGGAAGGATCCGGACTTCGCTCGCGAGCTGCTCGGCCCGGTGCTCCTCCTGCTCCCGGTGGCACTCGTCACCGCGGGCGTGCGCCTGTGGCGGGAGCGGGAGAGCTCCCTGGCCCCCGTCTTCCTCGTCGCGCTCTCGCTCACCGCCGCCTCGCTCCTCCAGGCGCGCTTCACGCAGGCCCTCGTGGGGAGCGCCGCGCTGCTCATCGCCTCCGCGCTGGGAGGCGTCCTTCCCGCATTGCGGCCGTTGCCACGGCGCGCCTCGGTGGCCGTCCTCGCGCTCGTGGGGCTGCCCCTGCTCGGTGAGGCCGTGCCCCGTCCGGCCTCCGCGGAGCCGAGTCCCATTGCCCCCGTGCGCTCCACCCTCATGTGGATGCGCGAGCACACCCCTCCGCCCTCTCCGCCCTGGGACGTGAGTGTTCGCCCCGCCTGGGGCGTCGTCGCGCAGTACGACATGGGGCACCTGCTGGTCCTCTGGGCCGAGCGTCCCGCGGTGGCCACGCCCTTCTCCCAGGTGCCCGTGCACCAGAGCGCCAACGCCCAGGCCGCCGCCGTTCTCGGCGCCACCGCCGAGGTGGATGCCTATGTCCTGGCCCGGGCGTTGACCGCGCGCTACCTCCTGCTCACCCCGTTCAACGAGCTGCTCGGCCGTCCCGGCCAGTCGCTGGACGGCACCGTCTCGCCCTGGCTCCACGAGCACGCGGGTCTGGCCACCGGAGACCGTGCCGCGAGCAGCCACTTCCGCCTCGTGCACGATTCGGCCGAGTCACGCAGGAAGAAGCCCGGGCTCCCCTATGCCCGCCTGTTCGAGGTGGTGCCCGGCGCCGTGTTGCACGGCCGCTGCGGCCCCCATGCGCCCGTGACGGCCGTGCTGGAGTTGGAGACGGCTCGCGGCCAGACGCTCCGGTATGAGCTGCGTACCACCAGCGGGCCGGACGGTTCCTTCGCCTTGCGCGTGGCCTATCCCACGACCCGTGACACCCGTGAGGCGGACGTGCTCGCCCGGGGGCCCTACCGCCTCGACTGCCCCGGTGGCGGTGGTACCGCCCTCGTCTCCGAGCAGGCCGTGCGCGAGGGCCTGGCGGTGGAAGGGGCCGTGGATCTCACCGAGAGGTGA
- a CDS encoding YfhO family protein, giving the protein MEGPGCEGSTARVTETGLSRVEVALEACGPGYLLLSDSHYPGWEATLDGAPVPVLRANAVMRAVRVPPGAHSVRFDYRPLSFRLGALLSVLALGALALALRPRGQSQEG; this is encoded by the coding sequence ATGGAGGGCCCTGGCTGCGAGGGCTCGACGGCCCGCGTGACGGAGACGGGCCTGTCCCGGGTGGAGGTGGCGCTGGAGGCGTGCGGTCCGGGCTACCTGCTCCTGAGCGACTCGCACTACCCCGGCTGGGAGGCCACGCTGGACGGAGCGCCCGTGCCCGTGCTGCGAGCCAACGCCGTCATGCGCGCGGTGCGGGTGCCTCCGGGGGCGCATTCGGTCCGCTTCGATTACCGCCCGCTCAGCTTCCGGCTGGGGGCACTGCTCTCCGTGCTCGCGCTCGGCGCGCTGGCCCTGGCGCTCCGGCCCCGTGGACAAAGCCAGGAGGGTTAG
- a CDS encoding TolC family protein: MPYPAASQRPLGRARGLRIEHQEPISFSRMLLALFLLAAVPAPGDAGVPSSANTEPEPVAELTVPPAPEVLLTGWSEAVERLRARSVELRTALAQLELAGAQGRLALAPLLPTVSASLSLQERLAGGGGSLVVEGGGGGGINVGGGGEGESRPTSPLLALRASASQSVLNVPAWQQLSAARARERAASASARDTWRLLVRELALGLVSVVAAERVVELNRMGLEQAQERHRLTVEAERLGSGRKLDALRTARDLEVARAELLSSVESLRRARAGLGLALGADAEVGLAPGFRLDGLSHELAALCRPLKGESRADLVAANEALQAAEREVAGARAAYVPRLGVQSSLTALSVDPGVARVSVWNIAAVLEVPLWDGGVRGATVRAERANLDVAGQQLESVRRTLDVEVEQARRGVALAEALRVAARRARDAAARTDALTQESFREGVGTSLELVQSAEELREAERTLALRELDLVQARVEALMVEAACPL, translated from the coding sequence ATGCCCTACCCTGCCGCGTCACAACGTCCGCTCGGGCGTGCGAGGGGGCTCCGGATCGAGCATCAGGAGCCCATCTCCTTCTCGCGCATGCTGCTGGCCCTCTTCCTGCTCGCCGCCGTCCCCGCTCCCGGTGATGCCGGAGTGCCCTCGTCGGCGAACACCGAGCCCGAGCCCGTCGCGGAGTTGACGGTCCCCCCCGCCCCCGAGGTGCTGCTCACCGGTTGGAGCGAGGCGGTGGAGCGGCTCCGGGCGCGCTCGGTGGAGCTTCGGACCGCGCTCGCCCAGCTCGAGCTGGCCGGGGCCCAGGGCCGGCTGGCACTCGCGCCCCTGCTGCCCACCGTCAGCGCCTCCCTGTCCCTCCAGGAGCGCCTGGCGGGAGGCGGAGGCTCGCTCGTCGTCGAGGGCGGCGGTGGCGGCGGTATCAACGTGGGAGGAGGCGGCGAAGGAGAGTCGAGACCCACCTCTCCCCTGCTGGCGCTGCGGGCCAGTGCGAGCCAGTCGGTGCTCAACGTGCCGGCCTGGCAACAGCTGTCCGCGGCGCGGGCGCGGGAGCGTGCGGCGAGTGCCTCCGCGCGGGACACCTGGAGGCTCCTGGTGCGAGAGCTCGCGCTCGGCCTCGTGTCCGTGGTGGCGGCCGAGCGGGTGGTGGAGCTCAACCGCATGGGCCTCGAACAGGCCCAGGAGCGGCACCGGCTCACCGTGGAAGCGGAGCGGCTGGGCTCCGGGCGCAAGCTGGATGCGCTGCGCACGGCGAGGGACCTGGAAGTGGCGCGCGCCGAGCTGCTCTCCAGCGTGGAGTCCCTGCGCCGCGCACGGGCCGGGCTGGGGCTGGCGCTCGGCGCGGACGCGGAGGTGGGACTGGCTCCCGGCTTCCGCCTGGATGGCCTGAGTCACGAGCTGGCCGCGCTATGCCGCCCGCTCAAGGGAGAGTCCCGTGCGGACCTCGTGGCCGCGAACGAGGCCCTTCAGGCGGCCGAACGCGAGGTCGCCGGAGCGCGCGCCGCCTACGTCCCCAGGCTGGGAGTGCAGAGCTCCCTGACGGCGCTCTCGGTGGACCCGGGAGTGGCGCGGGTGAGCGTGTGGAACATCGCCGCGGTGCTGGAGGTGCCCTTGTGGGACGGAGGCGTGCGGGGCGCCACGGTGCGCGCGGAGCGGGCCAACCTCGACGTGGCCGGGCAACAGCTCGAGTCCGTACGGAGGACGCTGGACGTGGAGGTGGAGCAGGCGCGCCGGGGCGTGGCACTGGCGGAGGCCCTGCGGGTGGCGGCGCGGCGCGCGAGGGATGCGGCGGCCCGAACGGATGCCCTCACCCAGGAGTCCTTCCGCGAGGGCGTGGGCACCAGCCTGGAGCTGGTGCAGAGCGCCGAGGAGCTGCGCGAGGCAGAACGCACGCTCGCCCTGCGGGAGCTGGACCTGGTGCAGGCGCGGGTGGAGGCGTTGATGGTGGAGGCGGCATGTCCTCTCTGA
- a CDS encoding efflux RND transporter periplasmic adaptor subunit: MSSLRNGRTPHAPRAVGLALLLVLGACARGPEGGRQGGPGDGGQGAVAVDVKEARRGQLRAPLTLVGTTQPVEQVAIRARVEGHLERLTVDVGDAVKEGQELGRLSTALLDAEVHQTEAGLAEARSEVASAEAGVAQAKSALEQARLALAQAQVEARRYQRLAQRGIASRQEAEQRATQARTARQAVRAASEQVRTQRSLVTAAKARVRAQSALLAASRERRSFASLRSPVDGRVMERMHSLGDVVLAGNEVLRVGDFSRVEVAVSVSELELSRVKRGQRVSVRLDAFGDTPFSGTVARVSPQADPRSRLVPVEVVLDNPEGRIGGGLLARVRLDNGGQAQLLVLESALRVDQPGTPGGLSGAQGGSGAGTGDGLPEAPPDEGRVFVVTDGTDGGGARVEERRVRLGARADKQVEILSGLREGERVVVRSERPLKPGSEVRPSALSDGPEPEGGGGGGRE, translated from the coding sequence ATGTCCTCTCTGAGGAATGGACGGACCCCACATGCGCCGCGAGCGGTGGGGCTCGCACTGCTGCTGGTGCTCGGGGCCTGTGCCCGTGGACCGGAAGGCGGACGCCAGGGCGGTCCGGGCGACGGAGGCCAGGGCGCGGTGGCCGTGGATGTGAAGGAAGCGCGGCGGGGACAGCTGCGCGCGCCCCTCACGTTGGTGGGCACCACGCAGCCGGTGGAGCAGGTGGCGATCCGCGCACGGGTGGAGGGCCACCTGGAGCGGCTGACGGTGGACGTGGGCGACGCCGTGAAGGAGGGCCAGGAGTTGGGGAGGCTGAGCACCGCGCTCCTCGACGCGGAGGTGCACCAGACGGAGGCGGGACTGGCGGAGGCCCGCTCGGAGGTGGCGAGCGCGGAGGCCGGTGTGGCCCAGGCGAAGAGCGCCCTCGAACAGGCACGGCTCGCGCTGGCCCAGGCGCAGGTGGAGGCCCGGCGCTACCAGCGGCTCGCCCAGCGCGGCATCGCCAGCCGGCAGGAGGCGGAGCAGCGCGCCACCCAGGCCCGCACCGCGCGGCAGGCCGTCCGAGCCGCGTCCGAGCAGGTGCGCACGCAGCGCAGCCTCGTGACGGCGGCGAAGGCCCGGGTGCGCGCCCAGTCGGCCCTGCTCGCGGCCTCACGGGAGCGTCGCTCGTTCGCCAGCCTGCGCTCGCCGGTGGACGGACGCGTGATGGAGCGGATGCACTCGCTGGGAGACGTGGTGCTGGCCGGCAACGAGGTGCTGCGCGTGGGAGACTTCTCGCGGGTGGAGGTGGCCGTCTCCGTGTCCGAGCTGGAGCTCTCGCGGGTGAAGCGCGGACAACGGGTCTCCGTCCGCCTCGATGCCTTTGGAGACACACCCTTCAGCGGCACGGTGGCACGGGTGTCTCCCCAGGCGGATCCGCGGAGCCGGCTGGTGCCCGTGGAGGTGGTGCTGGACAACCCCGAGGGCCGCATCGGCGGCGGACTGCTCGCCCGGGTGCGGCTCGACAATGGAGGCCAGGCTCAACTGCTGGTGCTCGAATCCGCCCTCCGGGTGGACCAGCCGGGCACGCCCGGCGGCCTCTCCGGAGCACAGGGCGGCTCTGGAGCCGGTACCGGTGACGGCCTCCCGGAGGCGCCACCGGACGAGGGCCGCGTCTTCGTCGTGACGGACGGGACCGATGGCGGTGGAGCGCGGGTGGAGGAGCGGCGGGTGCGCCTGGGCGCGCGTGCCGACAAACAGGTGGAGATCCTCTCCGGACTGCGAGAGGGCGAGCGCGTGGTGGTCCGCAGCGAGCGGCCGCTGAAGCCGGGCAGCGAGGTGCGTCCCAGCGCCCTGTCGGACGGGCCCGAGCCGGAGGGTGGCGGCGGAGGTGGCCGTGAGTGA
- a CDS encoding sensor histidine kinase has protein sequence MAIRYVSHLPMNLHLLQAVQISWSPSLRVTRVVGDGESALHRPAPELMERPLHVVLGTTPEKVRQLDALAREDRRAVEFLYASLGGGDPVPLRLTLLMEEGEASAVIVDLRTLMEGAPPVQLSGLASQLSHELRNPLSSVKMAVQTLARNTGLSERDQRRLTIANREIRTLERMLWQLSEYGRGTTPNLEQHAPRTLVQEAMAMVAPELTERRVEVQIDEAPDVPRVRVDAGRLRPVLAQVLLNVAMGMSSEGGAVKVAIRPGSEGRVVMELVEPGGLLPEEKRDSLFKPYECHLARGAGLSLAALRRVLQHQGGEVSAETSPETGTVFTLTFAA, from the coding sequence ATGGCGATTCGTTATGTTTCGCACCTGCCCATGAACCTCCACTTGCTGCAAGCCGTCCAGATTTCATGGTCTCCCAGCCTGCGCGTGACTCGCGTCGTGGGAGATGGTGAGAGCGCGCTGCATCGCCCCGCCCCGGAGTTGATGGAGCGGCCACTCCACGTGGTGCTGGGAACCACCCCGGAGAAGGTCCGGCAGCTGGATGCCCTGGCCCGCGAGGACCGGCGGGCCGTGGAGTTCCTCTATGCCTCGCTCGGCGGGGGAGATCCGGTGCCCCTGCGGCTGACGCTCCTCATGGAGGAGGGCGAGGCCTCCGCCGTCATCGTGGACCTGCGCACCCTGATGGAGGGCGCGCCCCCGGTGCAGCTCTCCGGGCTGGCCTCGCAGCTGAGCCATGAGCTGCGCAACCCGCTCAGCTCGGTGAAGATGGCGGTGCAGACGCTGGCGCGCAACACCGGCCTGTCCGAGAGGGACCAGCGCCGGCTGACCATCGCCAACCGGGAGATCCGCACCCTGGAGCGGATGCTCTGGCAGCTGTCCGAGTACGGCCGGGGCACCACGCCCAACCTGGAGCAGCACGCGCCGCGCACCCTCGTCCAGGAGGCCATGGCCATGGTGGCCCCGGAGCTGACCGAGCGCCGCGTCGAGGTCCAGATAGACGAGGCCCCGGACGTGCCCCGGGTCCGGGTGGACGCGGGCAGGCTGCGGCCGGTGCTGGCCCAGGTGCTGCTCAACGTGGCCATGGGGATGTCGTCGGAGGGGGGTGCCGTGAAGGTGGCCATCCGCCCCGGCTCCGAGGGACGGGTGGTGATGGAGCTGGTGGAGCCCGGCGGCCTGCTGCCCGAGGAGAAGCGCGACTCGCTCTTCAAGCCGTACGAGTGCCACCTGGCGCGGGGGGCGGGCCTGTCGCTGGCGGCCCTGCGCCGCGTGCTGCAGCACCAGGGGGGTGAGGTCTCCGCCGAGACGAGCCCCGAGACCGGCACCGTGTTCACGCTCACCTTCGCCGCCTGA
- the mrpC gene encoding Crp/Fnr family transcriptional regulator MrpC — MHGFNRPLGPIGSNVVAPIQTTSSGMLVTANKLIPGQEAIDFKGYFKVESFPHNSVIYRPGDTTDRVYLLKSGRVRLMRLGKNSSRSVVSILRPGDLFGELFRPEGTPVEEMAIASGEAEVWSIEGRDFRAQLEARPALAVDVVRAYAERVRSLRKRVLGLTFKEVPARLADTLLTLAEAHGERCPHGGETDLRGITQQDLADLVGASRSFVSTLINEMKRDGVLGNVGRILCIRDQKALRKLASKEK, encoded by the coding sequence ATGCACGGTTTCAATCGTCCCCTCGGTCCTATCGGCTCCAACGTCGTCGCCCCCATCCAGACCACCAGCTCCGGGATGCTCGTCACGGCGAACAAGCTGATCCCCGGTCAGGAGGCGATCGACTTCAAGGGCTACTTCAAGGTCGAGAGCTTCCCGCACAACTCGGTCATCTACCGCCCGGGCGACACGACGGACCGCGTGTACCTGCTCAAGAGCGGCCGGGTGCGCCTGATGCGGCTGGGCAAGAACAGCTCGCGCTCGGTGGTGAGCATCCTGCGCCCGGGCGACCTGTTCGGCGAGCTGTTCCGCCCCGAGGGCACGCCGGTGGAGGAGATGGCCATCGCCTCCGGTGAGGCCGAGGTGTGGAGCATCGAGGGCCGCGACTTCCGCGCGCAGCTCGAGGCCCGGCCGGCCCTGGCGGTGGACGTGGTTCGCGCCTACGCCGAGCGCGTGCGCTCCCTGCGCAAGCGCGTGCTGGGTCTGACCTTCAAGGAAGTGCCGGCCCGTCTGGCCGACACCCTGCTCACCCTGGCCGAGGCCCACGGCGAGCGCTGCCCGCACGGCGGCGAGACCGACCTGCGCGGGATCACGCAGCAGGACCTGGCGGATCTGGTGGGCGCCTCCCGCTCGTTCGTCTCCACGCTCATCAACGAGATGAAGCGCGACGGCGTGCTGGGCAACGTGGGCCGCATCCTCTGCATCCGCGACCAGAAGGCGCTGCGCAAGCTGGCCTCCAAGGAGAAGTGA
- a CDS encoding sigma-54-dependent transcriptional regulator has translation METLLIVDDDLSLLESLKMHFEDIEHDGSPRYQVVTATRASEALRVAQEVMPGVVILDMKLPDRTGLDIIEEMKSLCGDARIILVTAFHDMETTIRAMKAGAFDYIHKPFPDLTALDIVVSRALEYRQLSRRAATVNVETAAARLGDIVGTSPSMQQLVKEIGKVAASRATVLIHGESGTGKELIARVIHNYSYDEPKPFIGINCSAIVDTLLESELFGHEKGAFTGASAVKPGKFEMAEDGTIFLDEIGDMSLMLQAKLLRVLQEREFERVGGVKRIKLRARVIAATHRTLVDEVSSGRFREDLYQRLKVITLQLPPLRERRDDIPSLVHHLLERINEKVHKRVTRVPPEVLDHLMRLPWRGNVRELENVLTRAVVLAPGEVLLSDNLPALEPTEPDHGGAHINGHPVHGNGHGGHPLPNFLVTQIDDPSRIPTLEEAERMLIELTMNVTKGHKGKTCQILGISRPTLERKLQKYGVRQDQPV, from the coding sequence ATGGAGACGCTTCTCATCGTCGACGACGACCTCTCGCTGCTCGAGTCCTTGAAGATGCACTTCGAGGACATCGAGCACGATGGCTCTCCGCGCTACCAGGTGGTGACGGCCACCCGCGCCTCCGAGGCGCTCCGGGTCGCGCAGGAGGTCATGCCGGGCGTCGTCATCCTCGACATGAAGCTCCCGGACCGCACGGGCCTGGACATCATCGAGGAGATGAAGAGCCTCTGCGGGGACGCGCGCATCATCCTCGTCACCGCCTTCCATGACATGGAGACGACCATCCGGGCCATGAAGGCCGGAGCGTTCGACTACATCCACAAGCCCTTCCCGGACCTGACGGCCCTGGACATCGTGGTGTCCCGCGCCCTGGAGTACCGGCAGCTGTCGCGCCGGGCGGCCACGGTGAACGTGGAGACCGCGGCGGCGCGCCTGGGTGACATCGTCGGCACCAGCCCGTCCATGCAGCAGCTGGTGAAGGAGATCGGCAAGGTGGCCGCCAGCCGCGCCACCGTCCTCATCCACGGCGAGAGCGGCACCGGCAAGGAGCTCATCGCCCGCGTCATCCACAACTACTCCTACGACGAGCCCAAGCCCTTCATCGGCATCAACTGCTCGGCCATCGTGGACACGCTGCTGGAGAGCGAGCTGTTCGGCCACGAGAAGGGCGCCTTCACCGGCGCCTCCGCCGTCAAGCCCGGCAAGTTCGAGATGGCCGAGGACGGCACCATCTTCCTGGACGAGATTGGCGACATGTCGCTCATGCTCCAGGCCAAGCTGCTGCGCGTGCTCCAGGAGCGCGAGTTCGAGCGCGTGGGCGGCGTCAAGCGCATCAAACTGCGCGCCCGCGTCATCGCCGCCACCCACCGCACCCTCGTGGACGAGGTGTCCTCCGGCCGCTTCCGTGAGGACCTCTATCAGCGCCTCAAGGTCATCACCCTCCAGCTCCCCCCGCTGCGCGAGCGCCGCGACGACATCCCCTCCCTGGTGCACCACCTGCTGGAGCGCATCAACGAGAAGGTGCACAAGCGCGTCACCCGGGTGCCCCCCGAGGTGTTGGATCACCTCATGCGCCTGCCCTGGCGGGGCAACGTGCGGGAGCTGGAGAACGTCCTGACGCGCGCGGTGGTGCTCGCCCCCGGCGAGGTGCTGCTGTCCGACAACCTGCCCGCGCTCGAGCCCACCGAGCCCGACCATGGGGGCGCTCACATCAACGGCCACCCCGTCCACGGCAACGGACATGGCGGCCACCCCCTGCCCAACTTCCTGGTCACCCAGATCGACGACCCCAGCCGCATCCCCACCCTGGAGGAGGCGGAGCGGATGCTCATCGAACTGACCATGAACGTGACCAAGGGTCACAAGGGCAAGACGTGCCAGATCCTCGGCATCAGTCGCCCCACCCTGGAGCGCAAGCTCCAGAAGTACGGTGTGCGACAGGATCAGCCGGTTTGA